A genomic window from Salvelinus sp. IW2-2015 linkage group LG13, ASM291031v2, whole genome shotgun sequence includes:
- the LOC111971994 gene encoding cathepsin D, producing the protein MKILYLCVLAACAWTSESLIRIPLTKCNSLRQSMSDSERDFSRLLHDSYSDNFEDDDASGSSKVALRNYVDAQFYGEIRLGTPPQMFRVTFDTGSNNLWVPSSKCSVTDITCLIHWKYNDTQSSTYVKGGRKFSMDYGLGSVTGYLSQDTCIIGSVSXKDQVFGEAVKIYGANFVGAKFDGVLGLSYPTNDAMSPVFDNIMKEKLLAENVFSFYLNHKISSNQPGGQLVLGGTDPAYYTGDFHYVNITTKDLWNIHMDGLSVGEDVKLCKGGCEAVVDTGTSLILGPYDEISALQKAVGAVPWNXGKYTVDCEKVSSLPSVSFTVSGKVYPLTGEQYILRWTTKGKKVCLLGFFPSSFPGWTLGDIFIGAYYTVFDRDNDRVGFAKAI; encoded by the exons ATGAAGATTTTATATCTCTGTGTGTTAGCAGCATGTGCGTGGACGTCCGAGTCACTCATACG TATACCCCTCACAAAGTGTAACTCCTTGAGACAATCWATGTCTGACTCAGAGAGGGATTTCAGTCGTTTACTCCATGATTCCTACTCCGACAACTTTGAGGACGATGACGCCAGTGGGTCCAGCAAAGTGGCTCTGAGGAACTATGTTGAT GCTCAGTTCTATGGAGAGATTCGTTTAGGAACCCCACCTCAAATGTTCAGGGTGACCTTTGACACTGGATCCAACAATCTCTGGGTGCCTTCTTCCAAGTGCTCCGTCACTGACATCACATGCT TGATTCACTGGAAATACAATGATACCCAGTCCAGCACATATGTCAAGGGTGGAAGAAAGTTTTCAATGGATTATGGACTGGGAAGTGTAACTGGGTACCTCAGCCAGGATACGTGCATA ATTGGAAGTGTATCCRTAAAAGATCAGGTGTTTGGTGAGGCCGTCAAGATATATGGAGCGAACTTCGTTGGTGCTAAGTTCGATGGAGTTCTGGGACTGTCTTACCCAACAAATGATGCCATGAGCCCTGTCTTTGACAACATAATGAAAGAGAAGCTGTTGGCGGAGAATGTTTTCTCCTTCTACCTCAACCACAA GATCTCCTCCAACCAGCCAGGGGGACAGCTAGTGCTGGGAGGGACTGACCCTGCATACTACACCGGGGACTTCCACTATGTCAACATCACCACAAAGGACCTCTGGAACATCCACATGGACGG TTTGAGCGTTGGAGAGGATGTCAAGCTGTGTAAAGGTGGCTGTGAGGCCGTGGTGGACACTGGCACCTCCCTGATCCTAGGTCCCTATGATGAGATCAGTGCTCTGCAGAAGGCTGTAGGAGCTGTGCCCTGGAACCRTGGAAAG TACACGGTTGACTGTGAGAAAGTGTCCTCCCTCCCCAGTGTCTCCTTCACTGTCAGTGGAAAGGTCTACCCTCTGACTGGAGAACAGTATATTCTCagg tgGACTACGAAGGGCAAGAAAGTCTGCCTTTTAGGATTTTTCCCCTCAAGCTTCCCTGGCTGGACCCTGGGAGATATCTTCATTGGAGCTTACTACACAGTCTTTGACCGGGACAACGATAGGGTGGGATTTGCCAAAGCAATATAA